The genomic interval ACTTCGCGCACGACCTCCCCGACGGGACGGCGACCCAGGTCGGGGAGCAGGGACTCAGCCTGTCGGGCGGTCAGCGGCAGCGGCTGGCGCTGGCCCGCGCCGTCGTCGGCGAACCCCGCTTCCTGATCCTCGACGACCCGCTGTCCGCCCTGGACGTGCACACCGAGGCGCTGGTGGAGGCGGCGCTGCGGAAGGTGCTGGCGACCACCACCGCGCTGGTCGTCGCCCACCGCCCGTCCACGGTCCTGCTGGCCGACCGGGTGGCCCTGCTCTCCGAGGGGCGCGTCACCGCCGTCGGCACCCACCACGAACTGCTCCAGGAGAACCGCGAGTACGCCGCCCTGATGTCCGGCGACCCCCACGGCGAGGAAGAGCGGCCCCGATGACCACCAGCACCCCCGACCGGCGGACCTCCTCCGGCCCGTCCGACACCCCTCACTCCGCGGAACCCACAGCTCCCACAGCTCCCACTGACCCCTCCGACTCCTCCGATTCCTCCGGTCCCGCCGATCCTTTCGACAAGGACGTGCTGCCCGCGCCGAAGGGCGCCTCCCTCACCCTGTTGCGCTCGCTCCTCGCGCCCGCCCGGTGGCCGGTGCGGGTCGCCGTCGTGGTGCTGCTGCTCCAGCAGGCCGCCGTGCAGGCCGGGCCGCTGCTCGTCGCGTTCGCCATCGACCGCGGTGTGCCCGCCCTCCGCCGGGGCGACCACGGCCCGCTGACCCTGATCGGCGCCGCCTATCTGGTCTCCGCGCTGGCCTCCGGGCTGCTCCAGTTCGCCTTCATCCGGATCACCGCGCGCGTCGGCCAGGACGTCCTGCTGGACCTGCGCGGCCGGATCTTCCGCCACGCCCAGTCACTCAGCGTCGACTTCCACGACCGCTACACCTCGGGCCGGCTGATCTCCCGGGCGACCACGGACGTCGAGTCGATCCGCGAGCTGCTGAACGAGGGCCTCCAGGAGCTGATCGGCGTCGCCCTGTCGGTGGTCTACGTCTCCGCGGTGCTGCTGTACCTGGACTGGGGCACCGGCGCCGCGGCCGTGCTCTCCTTCGCGCCGCTGTATCTGCTCGTGCGCTCCTACCGGCGCCGCTCGATGCGCGTCTACGGGGAGCGGTCCACGGCGGTCGCGCGGGTGATCGTGAAGTTCACCGAGACGATGAACGGCATCCGGCCGGTCCAGGCGTTCCGCCGCGAGCGCGCCAACGAGAAGGACTTCGACGCGCTCAACGCCCGGCACCTGAAGGCCAACGGCGAGGCGATGCTGGAGATGGCCCGCTATGTGGTGACCTCACGGCTGGTGGCCAACACCGCGCTGGCGGGGATCGTGCTCTGGGGTGCCTACCGGGTGGCGGACGGCGCGCTCGCGCTGGGCGCGCTGGCGGCCTCGGTGCTGTATCTGCGCCGGCTGTACGACCCGATCGACCGGCTCGCGATGTTCCTCAACTCCTACCAGTCCGCGGCCGCGTCCCTGGAGAAGATCGCGGGCCTGCTGGCCCAGCGGCCGTCGGTCCCCGAGCCGGCGGAGCCGCGGCCGCTGCCGGAGCGGACGTCCGGCGGGCCGGGCCGCGAGGTGGTCTTCGACGGGGTGCGGTTCGCGTACCGCACGGGCGGCGAGGTGCTGCCCCGCTTCGACCTGACGCTGCCCGCCGGCCGGACGGTGGCCGTGGTGGGCTCGACGGGCGCGGGCAAGTCCACGCTCGCCAAGCTCCTCGCGCGCTTCTACGACCCGACGGAGGGCGAGGTCCGGCTGGACGGCGTCCCGCTGCGCGAGCTGGCCGGGCCGGAGCTGCGGCGCGGGGTGGTGATGGTGACGCAGGAGTCGTTCCTCTTCTCCGGCACGGTCGCCGACAACATCGCCATCGGCCGCCCCGGCGCCACCCGCGAGGAGATCGAGCGGGCGGCCCGGGCGATCGGGGCGCACGACTTCATCACGGCCCTGCCGGACGGCTACGACACGGACGTCCGCAAGCGCGGCGGGCGGATCTCGGCGGGGCAGCGGCAGCTCGTCGGCTTCGCGCGGGCCCTGCTCGCCGACCCGGCGGTGCTCATCCTCGACGAGGCCACGTCCTCGCTGGACGTCCCGGGCGAACGGGCGGTGCAGCGGGCCATGGGCACGGTGCTGCGCGGGCGCACGGCCGTGGTGATCGCCCACCGGCTGTCGACCGTGGAGATCGCGGACCGGGTGCTGGTGATGGCGGACGGCCGGATCGTGGAGGACGGCACCCCCGCCGAGCTGATCGCGGGCACGGGCCGCTTCGCGGAGCTGCACCGCGCCTGGCGGGACAGCCTGGTCTGATCTCCGGGGAGCTCCGGGGCCCCGGGAGGCCGGGCCCCGGAGATCACGGTGTCAGGACCGCCCGGGGACCTTGCCGCAGAACTCCGCCTCCATCACGTCGAAGTAGAGCGAGGTGTCCTGGAGCCAGTCGCCGTTGATGTTGAAGGTGAGCTGGTGCCGGCCGTCCACGGTGCCGACCGTCGCGGACATCGAGCCGTTGGTGCGGCCGTCCTTGCCGACGACGGTCACCCCGCAGGTGAGCTCCGCGGACTGCACCCCGAGGCCGTAGCGCATCCCGCCCTGCCCGGGCACCCCGTCGAGCATCTCCGCGAGCCGGTCCGGGGGCAGCAGGTCGCCCCGGAACAGGGCGCGGTGGAAGCGGTCGAGGTCGCCGGCGGTGGATATCAGGTCGCCGGCCGCGCCCAGCCAGGTCATGTTCTGCTCGGTGGCGTCGTGGACCGGGGCGTCGGGCGCGTCGTCGTGGAACCGGGAGTAGCCGACGGGGTGCGGCGCGGGCATCCGGGCGCCGGTGCCGGGGAACGAGGTCCCGCGCAGCCCCAGCGGCTCGATGACGCGGCGCGTGACCTCCTCGGCGTACGTCCGTCCCGTGGCCTTCTCGATGACCAGGCCGGCGAGCACGTAGTTGGTGTTGGAGTACACCGGCTTCTCCCCCGGGGCGGACCGCGGCGGGTACGTCATCGCGAGGGCGACCAGCGACTCGGGCGTATGGGTGTCGTAGCGGTGTTCCGGGAAGCCCTTGCCGGAGGAGTTGTGCTGGAAGGCGGGGTCCTCGGTGTGGTTGGGGATGCCGCTGGTGTGGTTGAGGAGCTGGCGCAGCGTGACCCGGCGGCCGTCGTTGCCGTTGCCCCGGACCAGGCCCGGCAGCCACTTCTCGACGGTGTCGTCCATGCCCAGCCTCCCCTCCGCCGCCAGCTGGAGGAGCACGGTGGCGATGAAGACCTTGGTGATGCTCGCCGCCCGGAAGCGGTCGTCCGCCGTGCGCTTCGCGCCCGTGCCGGTGTCCGCGACGCCGGCCGAGCCGAACCAGGTCCCCCGGCCGTCCCTGGCCACGGCGGCCGCGCCGGGGAGCCGGCCCTCCTCCACCAGCCTCCGCAGCGCGGCCCGGGTCGCCTCGTGGCCGGAGCCCCGTTCCCGGCCGGGAGCGGTGGCCGTGGTGGCGGTGGCCGGCCCGGCCGCGTACGCCGGGGCGAGGGCGGTGCCCGCGGTGGTGGCGCCCAGCACGGCGGTCACGGCCAGGGAGAGCAGTGCGGTGCGTACGGCTCGCTGCCTCATCGGTGCTGCCTCCGTCACTCCTGGGGCCGGACCGGCCCCTCGTGAACGGAGTGACGCCGCGCCCCGCACCCGGGTTGCCCGCCGGTCCGCGCCCCGTCCCCCGGTGGCCCACCGCACCCGTCGCCCCCCGTGGGCCCGTCATTGGACCACACCATTTCCGGTCGACCAGCGATCCCGGACGCACCACCGCCCGGCGCGCGAAGGGGACTTCCGCGTTCCCGGCGCGACCGGGGGTACGCGCTGGCGGCGGCGACCGTGACCGCCCCGAGGGGCCGTGCACCGCTATGCGGACCACGTTCTTTCGTCAACGGACGGAATTTGGCCAACTTGCCGCCGCACTCCTGACACGTACATGCCCGCGGTGGCACTCTTCCCTCCACCGACGCACGGCTTCCCCACGGCACCACCGCCGGGCGCCGGCTACCTCCATATCCCCTTATCGGCTTCGCCGGTCCGGCTCCGCCGCGCTGTCTCGGCTCCGCCGCCCCGGCCCGTACCCGGCCCCCACACCCCCCGCTCCCGTTGGCCCCTCCCGAGTGCCCGACAGCGCCGGGCGGCCCACCGTGTCCGGGGACGTTCCACGTGTTCTGCCTCGCTCTGCCCGGACGGCCAGTTCGCCGTCCGGCCGCCTCAGGCCACGCCCACCGTGGTCACCGCAGAAGGAGTCAGCGTGAGACCCACCCCCCATCGGCGCGCAGTCGCCACCGGCGCGCTGGTCGCCGTGACGGCGATGCTGGCCGTCGGCGTGCAGACCGGTTCCGCCACCGCCCGCACCGACGCCACGGACGCCGGCCGCACCCTCGTCGCCAAGGCGGACCCGGGCGCCATGCCCGTCAAGCTCACCCCCTCGCAGCGCGCCGAGCTGATACGCGACGCGAACGCCACCAAGGCGCAGACCGCGAAGACCCTGGGCCTCGGCGCCAAGGAGCAGCTGGTCGTCCGTGACATCAGCAAGGACGCCAACGGCACGCTGCACACCCGCTACGAGCGCACCTACGACGGTCTGCCGGTCCTCGGCGGCGACCTCGTCGTCGACGCCACCAAGGGCGGCACCCCCAAGACCGTCGCCAAGGCGACCAAGGCGCGCCTCGCGGTCCCGACGACCAGCGCCTCGTTCGCCGCCGGCACCGCCGAGAAGGACGCGGTCAAGGCCGCGCAGGCACAGGGCTCGAAGGCCACCAAGGCGGAGCGGGCGCCCCGCAAGGTGATCTGGGCGGCCGACGGCACGCCCGTCCTCGCCTACGAGACCGTGGTCGGCGGCCTCCAGCACGACGGCACCCCGAACGAGCTGCACGTCATCACGGACGCGCGGACCGGCAAGAAGCTCTTCGAGTTCCAGGGCGTCAAGCAGGGCGTGGGCAACAGCCAGTACAGCGGCAAGGTCACCATCGGCACCTCGGGGTCCGCCCCGTCGTTCCAGCTCAACGACCCCACGCGCGGCGGCCACAAGACCTACAACCTCAACCGCGGCACGTCCGGCACCGGCACGCTCTTCACGGACGCGGACGACACCTGGGGCAACGGCACCAGCAGTGACCCGGCCACGGCGGGCGTCGACGCCCACTACGGCGCGCAGCTCACCTGGGACTACTACAAGAACGTCCACGGGCGCAGCGGCATCAAGGGCGACGGCAAGGGCGCGTACAGCCGGGTCCACTACGGCAACGCCTATGTGAACGCCTTCTGGCAGGACACCTGCTTCTGCATGACGTACGGCGACGGCAGCGGCAACGCCAAGCCGCTGACCTCGATCGACGTGGCCGCGCACGAGATGACGCACGGCGTCACCTCGGCCACCGCGAACCTCACCTACAGCGGCGAGTCCGGCGGTCTGAACGAGGCCACCTCGGACATCTTCGCGGCCGCCGTGGAGTTCTGGGCCGAGAACCCCACCGACAAGGGCGACTACCTGGTCGGCGAGAAGATCGACATCAACAGCAACGGCACCCCGCTGCGCTACATGGACAAGCCCAGCAAGGACAGCCGTTCCAAGGACGCCTGGTACTCGGGCATCGGCTCCATCGACGTGCACTACTCGTCGGGCCCGGCCAACCACTGGTTCTACCTGGCCTCCGAGGGCAGCGGCCAGAAGGTCGTCAACGGCGTCTCCTACGACTCCCCGACCTCCGACGGCAAGCCCGTCACCGGCATCGGCCGGGACAACGCCGCCAAGATCTGGTTCAAGGCGCTGACCCAGCGGATGCAGTCCAACACCAACTACGCGGGCGCGCGCGACGCGACGCTGTGGGCCGCCGGTGAGCTCTTCGGCGTCGGCAGCGAGACGTACAACAACGCCGCCAACGCGTGGGCCGCGATCAACGTCGGCAGCCGGGCCACCACCGGTGTCTCGGTCACCGCGCCCGGCGACCAGACCAGCATCGTGAACACCGCCGTACAGCTCCAGATCAAGGCGTCGAGCTCCTCCTCCGGCGCCCTGACCTACTCGGCCACGGGCCTGCCCGCCGGCCTGTCGATCAACTCCTCGACGGGTCTGATCTCCGGCACCCCGACGGCCACCGGCACCAGCAACGTCACGGTGACGGTGAAGGACTCGGCCGGCCAGACCGGCACGTCCTCCTTCAAGTGGACCGTGAACACCACCGGTGGCGGCAGCGTCTTCGAGAACACCACCCCGGTGGCGATCCCGGACGCCAGCAGCGCCGTCACCTCGCCGATCGTCGTGACCCGCAGCGGCAACGGCTCCTCGACGCTGAAGGTGGACGTGAACATCACGCACACCTACCGCGGTGACCTCAAGATCGACCTGGTCGCCCCGGACGGCAAGTCCTGGCAGCTCAAGGGCTCCGACCCGTGGGACTCCGCCGAGGACGTCAAGGAGACCTACACCGTCGACGCCTCCGGCGCCTCCGCGAGCGGCACCTGGAAGCTCCAGGTCCAGGACGTCTACTCCGGTGACGACGGCACGGTCAACAGCTGGAAGCTGAGCTTCTGAGCGACCCGCGGGGTGCGCACGACGTGGACGACCACGCCGCCCTGCACCCCGGTCCCGTCCGGTACCCCCACTGACCGGACACCGCACGGCACCGCATGAACCAGGCGCCGTCCGGGGTGAGTTCGCCTCCCCCGGACGGCGCCTCACTACGTCAGCGCAACAACACCCCCGACGCCCGGTCCGCCGCCTCCGACGGCAGCGTCACCAGCCCCAGCTCCGCGCCGCTGGCCAGCAGCCGGTGCGCGGGCAGGATCCGGACGGTGTAGCCGAAGGGACCGGTGCGGTCGAGGGTGAGCGGGCCCTCGTAGATCCGGCGGCCGTCGGTGCCCGGGCCCGCGGTGGGCTTGAGCGGGAAGGTGCTGGTGCGGCTGAGGTGGTCGGAGGGGTCGACCCGGCCGGCCACGGCCTGGACCTCGACGTCCGCCGGGTCCAGGGCGCCGAGCGTCACGCTCACCCGCAGCGAGACCGTGGAGCCCAGCTCGGCCGTGCCGTTCAGGGCCGTGTCCGCCACCGCCTCCACATGGTCCACGGCCACCCCCGGCCAGGCGTCCCGCACCCGGGCCTTCCAGGTGGCGAGCTCCCGGGCCGCGTCCGGGTTCAGCGCCCGCTGGGCCTCGGCGGCCGGGGTGTAGAGCCGGTCCACGTACTCGCGCACCATCCGCCCGGCGAGCACCTTGGGCCCCAGGGTGGCGAGGGTCCGGCGGACCATCTCGATCCAGCGGCCGGGCAGCCCGCCCGCCCCGCGGTCGTAGAAGCGCGGGGCGACCCGCTCGGCCAGCAGGTCGTAGAGCGCCGCGGCCTCCAGGTCGTCCCGGCGGTTCTCGTCGGTGGCCGTGCCGTCGGCGGTGGGGATCGCCCAGCCGAAGTCGGGCTCGAACCACTCGTCCCACCAGCCGTCGAGCACGGAGAGGTTGAGACAGCCGTTCAGCGCGGCCTTCATGCCCGAGGTGCCGCACGCCTCCAGCGGGCGCAGCGGGTTGTTGAGCCAGACGTCGCAGCCCGGGTAGAGCTTCTGCGCCATGGCCATGCCGTAGTCGGGCAGGAAGACGACGCGGTGGCGTACACGCGGGTCGTCGGCGAACCGCACGAGCTCCTGCACCAGGCGCTTGCCGCTGTCGTCCGCCGGGTGGGCCTTGCCCGCGACGACGATCTGGATCGGCCGCTCGGGGTGCAGCAGCAGCTCCATCAGCCGGTCGCGGTCGCGGAGCATCAGGGTGAGGCGTTTGTAGGACGGGACGCGGCGGGCGAAGCCGATGGTGAGCACGTCGGGGTCGAGGACCCCGTCGATCCAGCCGAGCTCGGCGGTGCCGGCGCCGCGCTCCCGCCAGGAGGCGCGCAGCCGCTCGCGGACCTCCTCGACCAGCTGCTC from Streptomyces albireticuli carries:
- a CDS encoding serine hydrolase domain-containing protein, producing the protein MRQRAVRTALLSLAVTAVLGATTAGTALAPAYAAGPATATTATAPGRERGSGHEATRAALRRLVEEGRLPGAAAVARDGRGTWFGSAGVADTGTGAKRTADDRFRAASITKVFIATVLLQLAAEGRLGMDDTVEKWLPGLVRGNGNDGRRVTLRQLLNHTSGIPNHTEDPAFQHNSSGKGFPEHRYDTHTPESLVALAMTYPPRSAPGEKPVYSNTNYVLAGLVIEKATGRTYAEEVTRRVIEPLGLRGTSFPGTGARMPAPHPVGYSRFHDDAPDAPVHDATEQNMTWLGAAGDLISTAGDLDRFHRALFRGDLLPPDRLAEMLDGVPGQGGMRYGLGVQSAELTCGVTVVGKDGRTNGSMSATVGTVDGRHQLTFNINGDWLQDTSLYFDVMEAEFCGKVPGRS
- a CDS encoding ABC transporter ATP-binding protein gives rise to the protein MTTSTPDRRTSSGPSDTPHSAEPTAPTAPTDPSDSSDSSGPADPFDKDVLPAPKGASLTLLRSLLAPARWPVRVAVVVLLLQQAAVQAGPLLVAFAIDRGVPALRRGDHGPLTLIGAAYLVSALASGLLQFAFIRITARVGQDVLLDLRGRIFRHAQSLSVDFHDRYTSGRLISRATTDVESIRELLNEGLQELIGVALSVVYVSAVLLYLDWGTGAAAVLSFAPLYLLVRSYRRRSMRVYGERSTAVARVIVKFTETMNGIRPVQAFRRERANEKDFDALNARHLKANGEAMLEMARYVVTSRLVANTALAGIVLWGAYRVADGALALGALAASVLYLRRLYDPIDRLAMFLNSYQSAAASLEKIAGLLAQRPSVPEPAEPRPLPERTSGGPGREVVFDGVRFAYRTGGEVLPRFDLTLPAGRTVAVVGSTGAGKSTLAKLLARFYDPTEGEVRLDGVPLRELAGPELRRGVVMVTQESFLFSGTVADNIAIGRPGATREEIERAARAIGAHDFITALPDGYDTDVRKRGGRISAGQRQLVGFARALLADPAVLILDEATSSLDVPGERAVQRAMGTVLRGRTAVVIAHRLSTVEIADRVLVMADGRIVEDGTPAELIAGTGRFAELHRAWRDSLV
- a CDS encoding M4 family metallopeptidase; amino-acid sequence: MRPTPHRRAVATGALVAVTAMLAVGVQTGSATARTDATDAGRTLVAKADPGAMPVKLTPSQRAELIRDANATKAQTAKTLGLGAKEQLVVRDISKDANGTLHTRYERTYDGLPVLGGDLVVDATKGGTPKTVAKATKARLAVPTTSASFAAGTAEKDAVKAAQAQGSKATKAERAPRKVIWAADGTPVLAYETVVGGLQHDGTPNELHVITDARTGKKLFEFQGVKQGVGNSQYSGKVTIGTSGSAPSFQLNDPTRGGHKTYNLNRGTSGTGTLFTDADDTWGNGTSSDPATAGVDAHYGAQLTWDYYKNVHGRSGIKGDGKGAYSRVHYGNAYVNAFWQDTCFCMTYGDGSGNAKPLTSIDVAAHEMTHGVTSATANLTYSGESGGLNEATSDIFAAAVEFWAENPTDKGDYLVGEKIDINSNGTPLRYMDKPSKDSRSKDAWYSGIGSIDVHYSSGPANHWFYLASEGSGQKVVNGVSYDSPTSDGKPVTGIGRDNAAKIWFKALTQRMQSNTNYAGARDATLWAAGELFGVGSETYNNAANAWAAINVGSRATTGVSVTAPGDQTSIVNTAVQLQIKASSSSSGALTYSATGLPAGLSINSSTGLISGTPTATGTSNVTVTVKDSAGQTGTSSFKWTVNTTGGGSVFENTTPVAIPDASSAVTSPIVVTRSGNGSSTLKVDVNITHTYRGDLKIDLVAPDGKSWQLKGSDPWDSAEDVKETYTVDASGASASGTWKLQVQDVYSGDDGTVNSWKLSF